GAAGAGTTTGGAATTAAAGTTTATAGGATACCTTCTAGCGAGCTTTCACGAGGAAGAGGAGGTCCGAGATGTATGTCGATGCCTTTAATAAGGGAAGATATTTAACTTAAAAAATTAAGGAGGAAAGGATTATGTATAATTTACGAAACAGGAGTTTTTTAAGGTTGCTAGATTTTACTCAGAAAGATATTAGATATTTACTTGACTTGTCTCATAAGTTAAAAAACTCTAAGTATTTAGGAGTTGAAGAGCAGAAGCTTAAGGGAAAGAATATAGCTATAATTTTTGAGAAGGATTCAACGAGAACAAGATGTGCATTTGAAGTTGCCGCGTATGATCAAGGAGCTAATGTTACTTATTTAGGTCCAACAGGTAGCCAAATAGGAAAAAAGGAGTCTGTTGCTGATACTGCTCGAGTATTGGGGAGGATGTATGATGCTATTGAATTTAGGGGATTTTCTCAGCAGGCAGTTGAGGAGCTGGCTCGATATTCTAATGTTCCAGTCTATAATGGGCTAACAGATTTATCTCATCCGACACAAGTACTTGCTGATTTTATGACTATTGAAGAACATAAAGGATGTTTAAAAACTTCGAGTATGGTATTTTGTGGCGATGGCAGAAATA
The sequence above is drawn from the Candidatus Borreliella tachyglossi genome and encodes:
- the argF gene encoding ornithine carbamoyltransferase translates to MYNLRNRSFLRLLDFTQKDIRYLLDLSHKLKNSKYLGVEEQKLKGKNIAIIFEKDSTRTRCAFEVAAYDQGANVTYLGPTGSQIGKKESVADTARVLGRMYDAIEFRGFSQQAVEELARYSNVPVYNGLTDLSHPTQVLADFMTIEEHKGCLKTSSMVFCGDGRNNVASSLMEGCAIMGMDFRIFAPRELFPDPELVVKIRTLADKSGGNITISSSIEEVVGNVDVIYTDVWVSMGETNWDERIKLLRPYQVNSELMRLAKKDAIFMHCLPAFHDLNTVVGKEIFEKYGLEGIEVTDDVFESDQSVVFDEAENRLHTIKAVMVGTLG